In 'Nostoc azollae' 0708, the following are encoded in one genomic region:
- a CDS encoding DUF29 domain-containing protein — MKLQTQETLYNQDCSLWFETKIGKLRDYEFQSVDIENLIEELETLGGSEKKAFRSYLKLIVMHLLKWQYKAEKRSKSWEITIRNNVSPEYFGEGVIGASMNNQRN, encoded by the coding sequence ATGAAACTTCAAACTCAAGAAACATTATACAATCAAGATTGTTCTCTGTGGTTTGAAACTAAGATAGGAAAATTACGAGATTATGAATTTCAATCTGTGGATATTGAAAACTTAATTGAGGAACTTGAAACTTTGGGAGGAAGTGAAAAGAAAGCTTTCCGGAGCTATCTGAAATTAATTGTCATGCACTTGCTCAAATGGCAATATAAAGCTGAGAAGCGTTCTAAAAGCTGGGAAATTACTATTAGGAACAATGTATCTCCTGAATATTTCGGGGAAGGAGTTATTGGGGCATCGATGAACAACCAAAGGAATTAA